Proteins found in one Canis aureus isolate CA01 chromosome 19, VMU_Caureus_v.1.0, whole genome shotgun sequence genomic segment:
- the FEM1A gene encoding protein fem-1 homolog A, giving the protein MDLRTAVYNAARDGKLQLLQKLLSGRSREELDELTGEVAGGGTPLLIAARYGHLDVVEYLVDRCGASVEAGGSVHFDGETIEGAPPLWAASAAGHLDVVRSLLRRGASVNRTTRTNSTPLRAACFDGHLEVVRYLVGEHQADLEVANRHGHTCLMISCYKGHREIARYLLEQGAQVNRRSAKGNTALHDCAESGSLEILQLLLGCNARMERDGYGMTPLLAASVTGHTNIVEYLIQEQPAGDGVRPGLPREGPSSSSSSSSAAAAAAPGPAGAQPQGARCCGGSSAAEEPLGDSYESCCPTSREAAVEALELLGATYVDKKRDLLGALKHWRRAMELRHQGGAYLPKPEPPQLVLAYDYSREVNTTEELEALITDPDEMRMQALLIRERILGPSHPDTSYYIRYRGAVYADSGNFERCIRLWKYALDMQQSNLEPLSPMTASSFLSFAELFSYVLQDRAAKGSLGTQIGFPDLMGVLCKGVREVERALQLPKEPGDSAQFTKALAIILHLLYLLEKVECTPDQEHLKHQTVYRLLKCAPRGKNGFTPLHMAVDKDTTNVGRYPVGRFPSLQVVKVLLDCGADPDSRDFDNNTPLHIAAQNNCPGIMNTLIEAGAHMDATNAFKKTAYELLDEKLLAKSTIQPFNYVTLQCLAARALDKNKIPYKGFIPEELEAFIELH; this is encoded by the coding sequence ATGGACCTCCGCACCGCCGTGTACAACGCCGCCCGCGACGGCAAGCTGCAGCTGCTGCAGAAGCTGCTCAGCGGCCGCAGCCGGGAGGAGCTGGATGAGCTGACGGGCGAGGTGGCGGGCGGGGGGACGCCGCTGCTCATCGCCGCCCGCTACGGCCACCTGGACGTGGTCGAGTACCTGGTGGACCGGTGCGGCGCGAGCGTGGAGGCGGGCGGCTCGGTGCACTTCGACGGCGAGACCATCGAGGGCGCGCCGCCGCTCTGGGCCGCGTCGGCCGCCGGCCACCTGGACGTGGTGCGCAGCCTGCTGCGCCGCGGGGCCTCGGTGAACCGCACCACGCGCACCAACTCCACGCCGCTGCGCGCCGCCTGCTTCGACGGGCACCTGGAGGTGGTGCGCTACCTGGTGGGCGAGCACCAGGCCGACCTGGAGGTGGCCAACCGGCACGGCCACACGTGCCTCATGATCTCCTGTTACAAGGGCCACCGCGAGATCGCCCGCTACCTGCTGGAGCAGGGCGCCCAGGTGAACCGGCGCAGCGCCAAGGGCAACACGGCCCTGCACGACTGCGCCGAGTCCGGCAGCCTGGAGATCCTGCAGCTGCTGCTGGGGTGCAACGCCCGCATGGAGCGCGACGGCTACGGCATGACCCCGCTGCTGGCGGCCAGCGTCACGGGCCACACCAACATCGTGGAGTACCTGATCCAGGAGCAGCCTGCTGGGGACGGGGTGCGGCCGGGGCTGCCCCGGGagggcccctcctcctcctcctcctcctcctccgccgccgccgccgccgcccccggcccggcagGCGCGCAGCCCCAGGGGGCCCGCTGCTGCGGAGGCTCCTCCGCGGCGGAGGAACCGCTTGGCGATTCCTACGAGAGCTGCTGCCCCACCAGCCGGGAAGCCGCCGTGGAGGCGCTGGAGTTGCTGGGAGCCACCTACGTGGACAAGAAGCGGGATCTGCTCGGGGCCCTGAAGCACTGGAGACGCGCGATGGAGCTGCGGCACCAGGGCGGCGCCTACCTGCCCAAACCCGAGCCCCCGCAGCTGGTCCTGGCCTACGACTATTCCAGGGAGGTGAACACCACCGAGGAGCTGGAAGCGCTGATCACGGACCCCGACGAGATGCGCATGCAGGCGCTGTTGATCCGAGAGCGCATCCTGGGCCCCTCTCACCCGGACACGTCCTATTACATCCGCTACCGGGGTGCGGTGTACGCCGACTCGGGCAACTTCGAGCGCTGCATCCGCTTGTGGAAGTACGCCCTGGACATGCAGCAGAGCAACCTGGAGCCGCTGAGCCCCATGACCGCCAGCAGCTTCCTGTCCTTTGCCGAACTCTTCTCTTACGTGCTCCAGGACCGGGCGGCCAAGGGCAGCCTGGGCACGCAGATCGGCTTCCCAGACCTTATGGGGGTGCTGTGCAAGGGAGTGCGGGAGGTGGAGCGGGCCCTGCAGCTGCCCAAGGAGCCGGGGGACTCGGCCCAGTTCACCAAGGCCCTGGCCATCATCCTCCACCTGCTCTACCTGTTGGAGAAAGTGGAGTGCACGCCAGACCAGGAGCACCTGAAGCACCAGACCGTCTACAGGCTGCTCAAGTGTGCCCCGCGAGGCAAGAACGGCTTCACTCCTTTGCACATGGCTGTGGACAAGGACACCACCAACGTCGGCCGCTACCCGGTGGGCAGGTTCCCCTCCCTCCAGGTGGTTAAGGTGCTGCTGGACTGTGGGGCTGACCCGGACAGCCGGGACTTTGACAACAACACGCCGCTGCACATAGCGGCCCAGAACAACTGCCCGGGGATCATGAACACCCTGATCGAAGCGGGTGCCCACATGGATGCCACCAATGCCTTCAAGAAGACTGCCTACGAGCTGCTGGATGAAAAGCTGCTGGCCAAGAGCACCATCCAGCCTTTCAACTACGTGACCCTGCAGTGCCTTGCGGCCCGTGCCCTGGACAAGAACAAGATCCCCTATAAAGGCTTCATCCCCGAGGAGCTGGAGGCTTTCATCGAGCTACACTGA
- the TICAM1 gene encoding TIR domain-containing adapter molecule 1 translates to MACADLSLSSAFDILGAAGQDKLLRLKHKLKTLRLGCRGADLLHAMVLLKLGRETEARISLEALKADAVARLVAHQWAGMDGAEAPEEPPDLSWAVARVYHLLTEENLCPATMRDLAYQAALRTFSSRDDHRLAELQGEARDRCGWGIVGDPGSFQPLHSDLGCLPASSVSPSGARSLPKPIEDPSAWSRGRSLRSTGSPASLASNLEISESPTMPFLSRHRSCHEPSKLCDEPQASLVPEPAPTGCQEPEEVSWPPSEETASPPPEETASPPRGETSSPPPEETASSPPGETASPSLEETARPSSGEVASPSSGETASPGMLPNSPVPTPPPDVVPDASLSDQLDPPKAGQMGTHYPVECTEMLAAPSSLSLPSGNARPVKDQTPLPLPVEDTASQLPNPSPPPPSALRTSPPCPFPSTSPSTGPVPSHPCPPSPNSPELESEQKFYNFVILHAAADEHIALRVRERLEALGVPDGATFCEDFQVPGRGELRCLQDAINHSAFTILLLTPNLDCRLGLHQVSQSLMSSLTRHGWQDCVIPFLPLESSQAQLSRDTCSLLSSLVWLDEHSRVFARRVVNTFKAQQLRARKAQWKKEQDIRALQQQRQHLEGERQQVASLSAAYSAYLQSCSSWQAQMEALRAAFGSHMPFGAQGPYGGPGPLGAPPPLPSWLGHQPPAAPPWLAGSPAPAFPPAPAFPQPPAFSPPPAPPQSPGLQPLIIHHAQMVQLGVNNHMWNQRGTQAPEDETQGAE, encoded by the coding sequence ATGGCCTGCGCGGACCTGTCGCTCTCCAGCGCCTTTGACATTCTAGGTGCTGCAGGCCAGGACAAGCTCTTGCGTCTTAAGCACAAGCTAAAGACCCTGCGCCTGGGCTGCCGGGGGGCAGACCTCCTGCACGCCATGGTGCTCCTGAAGCTGGGCCGGGAGACGGAGGCCAGGATCTCCCTGGAAGCGCTGAAGGCGGACGCGGTGGCCCGGCTTGTGGCGCACCAGTGGGCCGGCATGGATGGTGCCGAGGCCCCCGAGGAGCCACCAGACTTGTCCTGGGCAGTTGCCCGGGTGTACCACCTGCTTACCGAGGAGAACCTGTGCCCGGCCACGATGCGGGACCTGGCCTACCAGGCGGCCCTCCGGACCTTCAGCTCTAGGGATGACCACCGGCTGGCCGAGCTCCAGGGAGAGGCCCGGGACCGGTGTGGGTGGGGCATCGTCGGGGACCCGGGGAGCTTCCAGCCCCTTCACTCCGATCTGGGCTGCCTCCCAGCATCCTCAGTGTCACCCTCAGGCGCCCGCAGCCTTCCAAAGCCCATAGAGGACCCCTCGGCCTGGAGCCGAGGCCGTTCCCTGAGATCCACCGGCAGCCCAGCCTCCCTGGCCAGCAATCTGGAAATCAGCGAGTCGCCCACCATGCCCTTTCTCAGCCGTCACCGCAGCTGCCATGAACCCAGCAAGCTGTGCGACGAGCCCCAGGCCAGCCTGGTGCCCGAGCCTGCCCCCACGGGCTGCCAGGAGCCTGAGGAGGTGAGCTGGCCACCATCAGAAGAGACTGCCAGCCCCCCACCAGAGGAGACGGCCAGCCCCCCACGGGGGGAGACTTCCAGCCCCCCACCAGAGGAGACGGCCAGCTCCCCACCGGGGGAGACAGCCAGCCCCTCACTGGAAGAGACTGCCCGCCCCTCCTCTGGGGAGGTTGCCAGCCCCTCATCGGGAGAGACTGCCAGCCCCGGGATGCTACCAAACAGCCCAGTCCCCACGCCGCCTCCTGACGTGGTCCCAGATGCAAGCCTCAGTGACCAGCTCGACCCCCCCAAAGCGGGGCAGATGGGCACCCACTACCCCGTGGAATGCACTGAAATGTTGGCAGCCCCCAGCTCTCTGTCCTTGCCCTCTGGAAACGCTCGCCCTGTCAAGGACCAGACCCCACTCCCACTTCCTGTAGAAGACACCGCTTCCCAGTTGCCCAACCCCAGcccacctcctccctcagccctgaggacgtcccctccctgcccttttccatccacctctccttccactggCCCGGTCCCCTCGCACCCCTGTCCACCTTCTCCAAATTCTCCCGAATTGGAGTCGGAACAGAAATTCTATAACTTTGTGATCCTGCACGCGGCGGCGGACGAGCACATCGCCCTGCGGGTCCGGGAGCGGCTGGAGGCCCTGGGCGTCCCCGACGGTGCCACCTTCTGCGAGGACTTCCAGGTGCCCGGGCGGGGCGAGCTGCGCTGCCTGCAGGACGCCATCAACCACTCGGCCTTCACCATCCTGCTGCTCACCCCCAACCTCGACTGCCGCCTGGGCCTGCATCAGGTGAGCCAGTCGCTGATGAGCAGCCTCACGCGGCACGGGTGGCAAGACTGCGTGAtccccttcctgcccctggaGAGCTCCCAGGCCCAGCTCAGCCGGGACACGTGCAGCCTGCTCAGCAGCCTGGTGTGGCTGGACGAGCACTCCCGGGTCTTCGCCAGGAGGGTGGTCAACACGTTCAAGGCGCAGCAGCTGCGAGCCCGCAAGGCCCAGTGGAAGAAGGAACAGGACATCCGGGCCCTGCAGCAGCAGCGCCAGCACCTGGAGGGCGAGCGGCAGCAGGTGGCCTCGCTGAGCGCCGCCTACTCCGCCTACCTCCAGAGCTGCTCGTCGTGGCAGGCGCAGATGGAGGCGCTCCGGGCGGCCTTCGGGAGCCACATGCCATTTGGGGCTCAGGGGCCCTACGGGGGCCCGGGGCCTCTgggggcccccccgcccctcccctcctggtTGGGCCACCAGCCTCCCGCCGCGCCGCCGTGGCTGGCCGGCTCGCCCGCGCCCGCCTTCCCGCCCGCGCCCGCCTTCCCGCAGCCCCCCGCCTTctcgccgccccccgcgcccccgcagaGCCCGGGGCTGCAGCCCCTCATCATCCACCACGCGCAGATGGTGCAGCTGGGCGTCAACAACCACATGTGGAACCAGCGAGGGACCCAGGCGCCCGAGGACGAGACGCAAGGAGCAGAGTGA